Proteins from a genomic interval of Deinococcus ruber:
- a CDS encoding macro domain-containing protein, which produces MPLELVQGDIAAQTTCAVVTAANAQLAGGGGVDGVIHRAAGPELLRFIRTLGGCPTGSAVISPAFGLSRQGVKHVIHAVGPIWRGGQANEAALLAGAYRSSLELALEAGCGSVAFPAISTGVYGYPLDRAAAVTLETIQAFLALHPALHVRVVLYSSGDLHVFEQAARRLKPHG; this is translated from the coding sequence ATGCCGCTCGAACTCGTACAGGGCGACATCGCGGCGCAGACTACCTGTGCGGTGGTGACGGCAGCCAACGCGCAGCTTGCGGGCGGGGGCGGTGTGGACGGCGTGATTCACCGGGCGGCGGGGCCGGAGCTGCTGCGCTTCATTCGCACGCTCGGCGGGTGCCCGACCGGATCGGCGGTCATCTCGCCCGCGTTCGGGCTGTCGCGCCAGGGTGTGAAGCACGTCATTCACGCGGTCGGCCCCATCTGGCGCGGCGGGCAGGCAAACGAGGCGGCGCTGCTGGCCGGAGCGTACCGCAGCAGCCTGGAACTGGCACTGGAGGCGGGCTGCGGCAGCGTGGCGTTTCCCGCCATCAGCACCGGAGTGTACGGTTATCCGCTGGACAGGGCGGCGGCAGTGACGCTGGAGACAATTCAGGCGTTTCTGGCGCTGCATCCGGCGCTGCATGTCCGGGTGGTGCTGTACAGCAGCGGCGATCTGCATGTGTTCGAGCAGGCTGCCCGCCGCCTGAAGCCGCACGGCTGA